One Struthio camelus isolate bStrCam1 chromosome 10, bStrCam1.hap1, whole genome shotgun sequence genomic region harbors:
- the GABARAPL2 gene encoding gamma-aminobutyric acid receptor-associated protein-like 2 produces the protein MKWMFKEDHALEHRCVESAKIRAKYPDRVPVIVEKVSGSQIVDIDKRKYLVPSDITVAQFMWIIRKRIQLPSEKAIFLFVDKTVPQSSLTMGQLYEKEKDEDGFLYVAYSGENTFGF, from the exons atgAAGTGGATGTTCAAGGAGGACCACGCGCTGG AGCACAGATGCGTCGAGTCGGCAAAAATCCGAGCCAAATACCCTGACCGCGTCCCG GTCATAGTGGAGAAGGTCTCGGGATCTCAGATCGTTGATATTGACAAGAGGAAGTATTTAGTTCCATCTGACATCACTGTGGCCCAGTTCATGTGGATCATCAGGAAGAGGATTCAACTGCCATCTGAGAAAGCAATATTCCTCTTTGTAGATAAGACTGTCCCACAATCCAG CTTAACTATGGGACAACTTTATGAGAAGGAGAAGGATGAGGATGGATTCTTGTACGTTGCCTACAGTGGAGAGAACACATTTGGTTTCTGA
- the TMEM231 gene encoding transmembrane protein 231: protein MAGVELFSHPAFRTRYRAGLCSAAALALLLIAALTYVPPLLLAYRSHGFWLKQSAYLEQPAVRFRYEVLFVATTGPGPGSFLAWSTFPAFNRLQEDRLRVPLLSAREEDKNQDGKMDQLYFKLELPLQSTEHVVGVQLILVFSYQLHRMSTFVMQSMAFLQFFSPLPGSYLYVNGDLKLNQRQLLNHCGLDTRYNVSVINGTSPFASDYDLTNIIAAYQDRNVTTVFSDPNPVWMIGRAADTPFIINATIHYPVEVILYQPGFWEMIKFAWIQYVSILLIFLWVFDRIKIFVFQNQVLTTTPISPLLPMSPVLTYKQHQS, encoded by the exons ATGGCCGGCGTGGAGCTGTTCTCGCACCCCGCGTTCCGCACGCGCTACCGGGCCGGGCTCTGCTCCGccgcggcgctggcgctgctgctCATCGCGGCGCTCACCTAcgtgccgccgctgctgctggccTACCGGAGCCACG GTTTCTGGCTGAAGCAGAGCGCGTACCTGGAGCAGCCGGCCGTGCGGTTCCGCTACGAGGTGCTCTTCGTGGCCACCAccgggcccgggccgggcagctTCTTGGCGTGGAGCACCTTCCCGGCGTTCAACCGGCTCCAGGAGGACCGGCTGCGCGTCCCGCTCCTGTCG GCTAGAGAAGAAGACAAAAATCAAGATGGCAAAATGGATCAGTTGTATTTTAAATTGGAGCTTCCATTGCAATCTACAGAACACGTAGTTGGTGTTCAGCTGATTCTGGTCTTTTCCTACCAGCTTCAT AGAATGTCAACATTTGTGATGCAGAGCATGgctttccttcagtttttttctcctctaccaGGGTCTTACCTCTATGTGAATGGAGACCTGAAACTGAACCAGAGGCAATTACTTAACCATTGTGGACTGGATACCAGATACAAT GTGTCTGTGATCAATGGCACAAGTCCTTTTGCGAGTGACTATGATCTAACAAACATCATTGCAGCATATCAAGATAGAAATG TAACAACAGTCTTCTCAGATCCCAACCCTGTTTGGATGATTGGAAGAGCGGCAGATACACCGTTTATCATTAATGCCACTATTCATTACCCAGTGGAAGTTATTTTATATC AGCCAGGATTTTGGGAAATGATTAAATTTGCATGGATCCAGTATGTCAGCATCCTCCTTATCTTTCTTTGGGTGTTTGATAGGATTAAAATCTTTGTGTTCCAGAATCAGGTGTTGACTACAACTCCGATATCGCCACTTCTGCCAATGTCTCCAGTATTGACCTACAAACAGCACCAGTCCTGA